In the Novosphingobium sp. 9 genome, one interval contains:
- a CDS encoding queuosine precursor transporter — protein sequence MTASASDHPTETLSPSGLARIDGRLTEKRHFRYFDFVMVAFVVILLLSNLIGAAKQAQIELPLLGTVNFGAGVLFFPVSYIIGDVLTEVYGYANARRCIWAGFFGLLFMVLMSVVVVQIPANPEWALASATYTIAGHQVTAPNQAAYYAIFGQTPRIVFASVVAFWAGEFVNSFVLARMKVMTRGKHLWSRTIGSTVFGEGVDSALFYPLAFLGVAGFPTHMVFVLAFTQWIVKTLWEVVLTPVTYLIVGFLKRREGVDVYDEHTNFSPFAKTA from the coding sequence ATGACCGCTTCCGCCTCCGATCACCCGACAGAAACGCTCTCCCCTTCCGGTCTCGCCCGGATCGACGGGCGGCTGACCGAAAAGCGGCACTTCCGCTATTTCGACTTCGTGATGGTTGCCTTCGTGGTGATCCTGCTGCTCTCGAACCTGATCGGCGCCGCCAAGCAGGCGCAGATCGAGCTGCCGCTGCTGGGCACCGTCAATTTCGGCGCGGGCGTGCTGTTCTTCCCGGTCAGCTACATCATCGGCGACGTGCTGACCGAGGTCTACGGCTATGCCAACGCGCGCCGCTGCATCTGGGCGGGGTTCTTCGGCCTCCTGTTCATGGTGCTGATGAGCGTGGTGGTGGTGCAGATCCCCGCCAACCCCGAATGGGCACTGGCGTCGGCCACCTATACCATCGCGGGCCATCAGGTGACGGCGCCCAACCAGGCGGCCTACTATGCGATCTTCGGGCAGACCCCGCGCATCGTCTTCGCATCCGTGGTCGCATTCTGGGCGGGCGAGTTCGTCAATTCCTTCGTCCTTGCACGCATGAAGGTGATGACCAGGGGCAAGCACCTGTGGAGCCGCACCATCGGCTCGACGGTGTTCGGCGAAGGCGTGGACAGCGCGCTGTTCTATCCGCTGGCGTTCCTGGGCGTGGCGGGCTTTCCCACCCACATGGTCTTCGTGCTCGCCTTCACGCAGTGGATCGTCAAGACGCTGTGGGAAGTGGTGCTGACGCCGGTGACGTACCTGATCGTCGGCTTCCTCAAGCGGCGCGAGGGCGTGGACGTCTATGACGAGCACACCAACTTCTCGCCCTTTGCGAAAACCGCGTAA
- the recF gene encoding DNA replication/repair protein RecF (All proteins in this family for which functions are known are DNA-binding proteins that assist the filamentation of RecA onto DNA for the initiation of recombination or recombinational repair.), with translation MLERLLLSRFRNHRETALEGTAQFNLLVGENGAGKTNVLEAISLLSPGRGLRRAALADVPSQQGDGGFGVSAALITPGGDPVRLGTGISPERPGRRLVQVNGAESPALRLAEWLSIGWLTPAMDRLFVDSAGARRRFLDRLVLALRPDHAAHASRLESALRERNKLLSDDRAPDPRWLDAIEQQIAEAGAMVAQARADMIARLEARLLDLPEAPFARPSLAYEPGGPTEPEALAQALRESRPRERAAQRTLTGPHRDELRVMMAGKDQPAADCSTGEQKAMLIALVLAHSQLVEELAKGGQGEQRPRLLLLDEVAAHLDPFRRAALFERLREGSAQVWLTGTELAPFDAITGEAAVWRVSGGSVVREL, from the coding sequence ATGCTCGAACGCCTGCTCCTGTCCCGTTTCCGCAACCATCGCGAGACCGCGCTGGAAGGCACGGCGCAGTTCAACCTGCTGGTGGGCGAGAACGGCGCCGGGAAAACCAACGTGCTGGAGGCGATCTCGCTGCTCTCACCGGGCCGGGGCCTGCGCCGCGCGGCACTGGCGGACGTGCCTTCGCAGCAGGGCGACGGCGGCTTCGGGGTCAGCGCCGCACTGATCACGCCCGGCGGCGATCCGGTGCGCCTTGGCACCGGTATCTCGCCCGAGCGGCCCGGACGGCGGCTGGTGCAGGTCAACGGCGCCGAAAGCCCGGCGCTGCGGCTGGCCGAATGGCTCTCGATCGGCTGGCTGACCCCGGCGATGGACCGCCTGTTCGTCGACAGCGCAGGCGCACGCCGTCGCTTTCTCGACCGGCTGGTGCTCGCGCTGCGGCCCGATCATGCCGCCCACGCCAGCCGCCTCGAGAGCGCCCTTCGCGAACGCAACAAGCTGCTGTCCGACGACCGCGCGCCCGATCCGCGCTGGCTCGATGCCATCGAACAGCAGATCGCCGAGGCCGGCGCGATGGTCGCGCAGGCCCGCGCCGACATGATCGCCCGGCTGGAAGCGCGCCTGCTGGACCTGCCCGAGGCGCCGTTCGCCCGGCCTTCGCTCGCCTACGAACCCGGCGGTCCGACTGAACCCGAAGCGCTGGCACAGGCCCTGCGCGAAAGCCGCCCGCGCGAGCGCGCCGCCCAGCGCACGCTCACCGGCCCGCACCGCGACGAGTTGCGCGTCATGATGGCGGGAAAAGACCAGCCCGCCGCCGACTGCTCCACCGGCGAGCAGAAGGCGATGCTGATCGCGCTCGTCCTGGCCCATTCGCAACTGGTGGAGGAACTGGCGAAAGGCGGACAGGGCGAACAGCGCCCGCGCCTGCTGCTGCTCGATGAAGTGGCCGCCCACCTCGATCCCTTCCGTCGCGCCGCACTGTTCGAGCGGCTGCGCGAAGGCTCGGCGCAGGTCTGGCTGACCGGCACCGAACTGGCGCCGTTCGATGCAATCACCGGCGAGGCAGCGGTGTGGCGCGTCAGTGGGGGTTCGGTGGTGCGGGAACTGTAG
- a CDS encoding ABC transporter permease: MSAPSMSALPWRSAWTLAKRDLSARFKGLRLLLACLFLGVGALAAIGTLTGSIQHELSVRGRTILGGDLSFSVWQRSPTPRELAEMQRFGTTSTSFRLQALAVHGNRSASLSVKAVDSRWPLAGELVLADGRHVGAPPSGVAYLSEGGAARLGLKPGERFTIAGFPLKLGGLIASDPEQLGDGFALGDPVIVPIGMPREAGLTAPGAMFRSETKLDTNGTETDTGGIERLARHFKTTFPDAGYEIRTRDNAAPSTTRFVERMGQFLILVGLAALTIAGIGIGGGVSSYLEARRTSIATLKVLGATSGDIARIYALQVGAAALVGSLAGLLAGVLVTPLLAHALGTLLPVAGGFMISPVALASAAGYGLLVALVFAAPPLVRARSFPAMALMRARVSPLRTSWRALVLPVGLGLAGIVALVMVSAAQPWLSAGFLVGAAAMLGLLALVGKGIALLARRLPRLKSPMLRAGLANLHRPGAQVGALVTALGFGLSAFVLIAGAETSLDAEIRNTVPDRAPDYFVMDLQPEAAPAFRAAVNKAAPGPEVRLVPNLRGRILAYGPADHPTRVDDSAKLPEDAWALRGERGLTWSDTVPPGNVVTAGHWWGPHYAGPPLVSVDEKLAKAVGLKLGDTITIGVLGVERSATIAAFRRIDWDSMGFNFVLVFSPNALEDAPHTLAATISLPPGARRTNLLPTLVQAFPTSSVIETGPLLTQVRGLLDQMASAILAAASVAVLAGLAVLLGAIAAARASRTYDNVILRVLGASRAQLLALQLAEYGVLALVLAVVALGLGSLAGWAVMTQVFGFGWQPDWVRVALVLVAGLVLVMAFALGGSLPLLRAKPAQALREL, from the coding sequence ATGTCGGCCCCCTCCATGTCGGCCCTGCCCTGGCGCAGCGCCTGGACTCTGGCGAAGCGCGATCTTTCCGCGCGGTTCAAGGGCTTGCGCCTGCTTCTGGCCTGCCTGTTCCTGGGCGTCGGTGCCCTCGCCGCGATCGGCACGCTGACCGGGTCAATCCAGCACGAGCTTTCGGTGCGGGGGCGCACGATCCTGGGTGGAGACCTGTCGTTCAGCGTCTGGCAGCGCAGCCCGACCCCGCGCGAACTGGCGGAGATGCAGCGCTTCGGCACCACCTCCACCTCGTTCCGGTTGCAGGCGCTGGCGGTTCACGGCAACCGCTCGGCCTCGCTGTCGGTCAAGGCGGTGGACAGCCGCTGGCCATTGGCGGGCGAGCTGGTGCTGGCGGACGGGCGCCATGTCGGCGCACCGCCCAGCGGCGTCGCGTACCTCTCCGAAGGCGGCGCCGCGCGCCTCGGGCTGAAGCCTGGCGAGCGCTTCACCATCGCCGGATTTCCCCTGAAACTCGGTGGCCTGATCGCCAGCGATCCCGAGCAGCTGGGGGACGGCTTTGCACTGGGCGATCCGGTGATCGTGCCCATCGGCATGCCGCGCGAGGCCGGACTCACTGCGCCGGGCGCGATGTTCCGCAGCGAGACCAAGCTCGACACAAACGGGACAGAAACCGACACAGGCGGGATAGAGCGGCTCGCCCGGCACTTCAAGACGACCTTCCCCGATGCCGGATACGAGATCAGGACACGCGACAACGCCGCGCCCTCGACCACGCGGTTTGTGGAGCGCATGGGCCAGTTCCTGATCCTCGTCGGCCTCGCCGCGCTGACCATCGCCGGGATCGGCATCGGCGGCGGCGTATCCTCCTATCTCGAAGCCCGCCGCACCAGCATCGCCACGCTGAAAGTGCTGGGCGCGACCAGCGGCGACATCGCGCGGATCTATGCCTTGCAGGTCGGCGCCGCCGCGCTGGTGGGTAGCCTTGCCGGACTGCTGGCAGGCGTGCTGGTGACGCCGCTGCTCGCCCATGCGCTGGGCACGCTGCTGCCGGTGGCGGGCGGCTTCATGATCTCGCCCGTCGCGCTGGCCAGCGCGGCCGGATATGGCCTGCTGGTGGCGCTGGTCTTCGCCGCGCCGCCGCTGGTGCGGGCGCGCAGTTTCCCGGCGATGGCGCTGATGCGCGCGCGGGTCTCCCCCTTGCGGACATCATGGCGGGCGCTGGTGCTGCCGGTGGGCCTCGGCCTTGCCGGGATCGTCGCGCTGGTGATGGTGAGCGCAGCGCAGCCGTGGCTCAGCGCCGGGTTCCTCGTCGGCGCCGCCGCGATGCTCGGCCTGCTGGCGCTTGTCGGCAAAGGCATCGCCCTTCTCGCCCGCCGCCTGCCGCGCCTCAAAAGCCCGATGCTGCGGGCGGGCCTTGCCAACCTCCACCGCCCCGGCGCGCAAGTGGGCGCGCTCGTCACCGCGCTCGGCTTCGGGCTTTCCGCCTTCGTGCTGATCGCCGGGGCCGAGACCAGCCTCGATGCCGAGATCCGCAACACCGTGCCCGACCGCGCACCGGACTACTTCGTGATGGACCTCCAGCCCGAGGCCGCGCCCGCCTTCCGCGCCGCCGTGAACAAGGCCGCACCGGGGCCCGAGGTCCGCCTCGTGCCGAACCTGCGCGGGCGTATCCTCGCCTACGGTCCTGCCGACCATCCGACCCGCGTCGATGACAGCGCGAAATTGCCCGAAGACGCCTGGGCACTGCGCGGCGAGCGCGGGCTGACGTGGTCGGACACGGTGCCGCCGGGCAATGTCGTGACCGCCGGACACTGGTGGGGGCCGCACTATGCCGGGCCCCCGCTGGTCTCGGTGGACGAGAAGCTGGCGAAGGCGGTCGGCCTGAAGCTCGGCGATACGATCACCATCGGCGTGCTCGGCGTCGAGCGCAGTGCGACCATCGCCGCCTTCCGCCGGATCGACTGGGATTCGATGGGCTTCAACTTCGTGCTGGTGTTCTCACCCAACGCGCTGGAGGACGCACCGCACACGCTCGCCGCGACGATCTCGCTCCCGCCGGGCGCCAGGCGAACCAATCTGCTGCCAACGCTGGTGCAGGCCTTCCCCACCAGCTCGGTGATCGAGACCGGCCCCTTGCTGACGCAAGTGCGCGGACTGCTGGACCAGATGGCGAGCGCGATCCTCGCCGCCGCCTCTGTGGCCGTGCTGGCGGGCCTTGCCGTGCTGCTCGGCGCCATCGCCGCCGCACGGGCGAGCCGCACCTACGACAACGTGATCCTGCGCGTGCTGGGCGCCAGCCGCGCGCAGCTGCTGGCTTTGCAACTGGCGGAATATGGCGTGCTGGCGCTGGTTCTGGCCGTGGTGGCGCTCGGCCTCGGCTCGCTGGCCGGATGGGCGGTGATGACGCAGGTATTCGGCTTCGGCTGGCAGCCGGACTGGGTGCGCGTGGCGCTGGTGCTTGTCGCCGGCCTCGTGCTGGTCATGGCCTTCGCGCTGGGCGGCTCGCTGCCGCTGCTGCGCGCGAAACCGGCGCAGGCGCTGCGGGAGTTGTGA
- a CDS encoding GlcG/HbpS family heme-binding protein produces MKSALIAALALTAIPVSAGAAPSATAGTGTGPARTVTRAEISAPGAQAVLDRARTLARQRGLHMCIAVVDASGTLVAFERMDGAITGCGDSAIAKAASSAKFGVPTDTFFTRARDANLPIGFVPGIVPAAGGAPLKQGSVVIGAVGVSGGNVETERDLAADTAAQDNAAQ; encoded by the coding sequence ATGAAATCCGCACTGATCGCCGCGCTCGCGCTCACCGCCATCCCGGTGAGCGCGGGGGCGGCGCCGAGCGCTACGGCGGGGACGGGGACAGGCCCTGCCCGCACCGTCACCCGCGCGGAGATTTCCGCGCCGGGCGCGCAGGCGGTGCTGGACCGCGCCCGCACGCTCGCACGCCAGCGCGGGTTGCACATGTGCATTGCCGTCGTCGATGCCAGCGGCACCCTCGTCGCGTTCGAGCGGATGGACGGGGCGATTACCGGCTGCGGCGATTCCGCCATCGCCAAGGCGGCCTCCTCGGCGAAGTTCGGCGTGCCCACGGACACGTTCTTCACCCGCGCCCGCGATGCGAACCTGCCGATCGGCTTCGTGCCCGGCATCGTTCCCGCTGCCGGTGGCGCCCCGCTGAAGCAGGGCAGCGTGGTGATCGGCGCCGTGGGCGTGAGCGGCGGGAATGTCGAGACCGAACGCGATCTCGCCGCCGACACCGCCGCGCAGGACAACGCGGCGCAATAA
- a CDS encoding MBL fold metallo-hydrolase has translation MYNPAQTRQLTPHVWMMPGYPNAVIVVGKTGVLAVDTGLGTPNGRIVAAEAKRLAPGRKLYLVTTHFHPEHAAGFGGFPGDTVLIRPRVQQRELVLDHERMVARFAIDNPEVLKNPVFGTPELFDHERDIDLGGVHARAIYAGPAHTAGDTSVFIPEDSVLVTGDTIQNRFGPTFLGGGIGPAPWLATVKRLAVLKPKLIIPDHTQPGPGARIIADEEAILSEMVTRTAAAKKAGQTREQAIASVMKTIRAERPGWNIGPLADDGVARAYDAAK, from the coding sequence ATGTACAACCCCGCGCAGACCCGCCAGCTAACGCCGCATGTCTGGATGATGCCCGGCTATCCCAATGCGGTGATCGTCGTCGGCAAGACCGGCGTTCTGGCCGTCGACACCGGTCTTGGCACGCCCAATGGCCGGATCGTCGCCGCCGAGGCGAAGCGCTTGGCACCGGGCCGCAAGCTCTACCTCGTAACCACCCACTTCCATCCCGAGCACGCAGCAGGCTTCGGCGGCTTCCCCGGCGATACTGTGCTGATCCGCCCTCGCGTGCAGCAGCGCGAACTGGTGCTTGACCACGAACGAATGGTCGCCCGCTTCGCCATCGACAATCCCGAAGTCCTCAAGAACCCGGTGTTCGGCACGCCCGAACTGTTCGACCACGAGCGCGATATCGACCTTGGCGGCGTCCACGCCCGCGCGATCTATGCAGGCCCCGCACACACCGCGGGCGATACCTCGGTATTCATCCCCGAAGACAGCGTGCTCGTCACCGGCGACACCATCCAGAACCGTTTCGGCCCGACGTTCCTGGGCGGCGGTATCGGTCCCGCGCCGTGGCTGGCGACCGTCAAGCGCCTCGCCGTGCTCAAGCCGAAACTGATCATCCCCGACCATACCCAGCCCGGCCCCGGCGCCCGGATCATCGCCGACGAGGAAGCGATCCTGAGCGAAATGGTCACGCGCACCGCCGCCGCAAAGAAGGCCGGTCAGACGCGCGAACAGGCCATCGCCTCGGTGATGAAGACGATCCGTGCCGAGCGCCCCGGCTGGAACATCGGCCCGCTCGCCGACGATGGCGTCGCCCGCGCCTACGACGCCGCGAAGTGA
- a CDS encoding arylesterase has translation MRPILMTMAAACVLALAGCGGGASDTPAEAPSSMAASDAAPDLPVIGAEQSVLAFGDSLLAGYGLASDEAYPHRLELALRARGINARIANAGVSGNTTADGLARLDFTLKSQSRKPDLVLISLGGNDLLRALPPEQAKDNLGKILARLEAEHIRVVLLGLKAPPNLGPDYVKAFDAIFPELARQYHATLVPFFLAPIYNHFELQLADHIHPTANGVDAMVAMTVDTVVKALPKSAQPDSAGATVPAPPNPH, from the coding sequence ATGCGTCCGATACTGATGACGATGGCTGCGGCCTGCGTGCTGGCGCTGGCGGGGTGCGGCGGCGGTGCGTCGGACACGCCCGCCGAGGCGCCTTCGAGCATGGCCGCCAGCGATGCGGCGCCCGATCTGCCGGTGATCGGGGCCGAGCAGTCGGTGCTCGCCTTCGGGGATTCGCTGCTGGCAGGCTACGGCCTTGCCTCGGACGAGGCCTATCCGCACCGGTTGGAACTGGCCCTGCGCGCGCGCGGGATCAATGCGCGCATCGCCAATGCCGGGGTCTCGGGCAACACTACTGCCGATGGCCTTGCCCGGCTGGACTTCACGCTCAAGAGCCAGTCGAGGAAGCCCGACCTCGTGCTGATAAGCCTTGGCGGGAACGACCTGCTGCGCGCGCTGCCGCCCGAGCAGGCGAAGGACAACCTCGGCAAGATCCTCGCGCGGCTGGAGGCCGAGCACATTCGCGTCGTCCTGCTGGGCCTGAAGGCGCCGCCGAACCTCGGGCCGGACTATGTGAAGGCCTTCGATGCGATCTTTCCGGAGCTCGCCCGGCAGTATCACGCCACGCTGGTGCCGTTCTTCCTCGCGCCGATCTACAACCATTTCGAATTGCAGCTGGCCGACCATATTCATCCCACCGCGAACGGCGTCGATGCCATGGTGGCGATGACGGTGGACACAGTGGTCAAGGCATTGCCCAAGAGCGCTCAACCGGATAGCGCGGGCGCTACAGTTCCCGCACCACCGAACCCCCACTGA
- a CDS encoding ABC transporter ATP-binding protein, whose translation MPLPHVPVATHIVGVTSAYDPHSHPAPAIHAKGLRLTLGQGSAAVEILKGLDLTVPQGQTLALLGPSGSGKSSLMAVLSGLDRATSGTLEVAGQDFAGASEDALARARRGRIGVVLQAFHLLPTMTALENVSTPLELAGESDVRARAEAELAAVGLSHRLDHYPAQLSGGEQQRVAIARALASRPVLVFADEPTGNLDAATGAQVADLLFARRAETGATLVVITHDEALAARCERVVRIADGVIASDTLA comes from the coding sequence ATGCCCTTGCCGCATGTGCCTGTCGCCACCCATATAGTTGGCGTGACAAGCGCTTACGACCCCCACTCGCACCCTGCCCCCGCCATCCATGCGAAGGGCCTGCGCCTGACGCTGGGACAGGGCAGCGCCGCCGTCGAAATCCTCAAGGGGCTGGACCTCACCGTCCCGCAAGGCCAGACGCTGGCGCTGCTGGGGCCGTCGGGCTCAGGCAAGTCCTCGCTGATGGCGGTGCTGTCCGGGCTGGACCGCGCCACGTCCGGCACGCTGGAGGTCGCCGGGCAGGACTTTGCCGGTGCCTCCGAAGATGCGCTGGCCCGCGCACGCCGGGGCCGCATCGGCGTGGTCCTGCAGGCCTTCCACCTGCTGCCGACGATGACCGCGCTGGAGAATGTCAGCACGCCGCTGGAACTGGCCGGCGAAAGCGACGTGCGCGCCCGCGCCGAGGCAGAACTGGCTGCCGTGGGTCTTTCGCACCGGCTCGACCACTACCCGGCGCAGCTTTCGGGGGGCGAACAGCAGCGCGTCGCCATCGCCCGCGCGCTGGCCTCGCGCCCGGTTCTGGTGTTCGCCGATGAGCCGACCGGCAATCTCGATGCCGCCACCGGCGCGCAAGTGGCAGACCTGCTTTTCGCTCGCCGGGCAGAGACCGGGGCGACGCTGGTCGTCATCACCCATGACGAAGCCTTGGCCGCGCGGTGCGAGCGGGTGGTTCGGATCGCCGACGGCGTGATCGCGAGCGACACCCTTGCCTGA